A genomic stretch from Pirellulales bacterium includes:
- a CDS encoding helix-turn-helix transcriptional regulator: protein MRIERELMRGAGPVAVLKLLEGGAKYGYELIETLARSSDGVLDMGQATLYPLLYNLEAQGLVKAEWRESPSARQRKYYALTANGKKRLAHDVEQWRAVARAMQGLGVLQPGLGGATA, encoded by the coding sequence ATGCGAATCGAACGCGAGCTGATGCGCGGCGCCGGACCGGTCGCGGTCCTCAAGCTCCTCGAAGGAGGCGCGAAGTACGGCTACGAACTGATCGAAACGCTGGCCCGATCTTCCGACGGCGTGCTCGACATGGGGCAGGCGACTCTCTATCCGCTGCTGTACAACCTCGAAGCCCAAGGGCTGGTCAAGGCCGAGTGGCGCGAGTCGCCGTCGGCACGTCAGCGGAAGTATTACGCCCTGACCGCCAACGGAAAGAAGCGGCTCGCCCACGACGTCGAGCAATGGCGCGCCGTGGCTCGCGCGATGCAAGGGTTGGGCGTTTTGCAACCCGGCCTCGGCGGCGCAACAGCGTAA
- a CDS encoding prenyltransferase/squalene oxidase repeat-containing protein, producing the protein MVDQPSPNENAGRAAPTASASPAVARLVEATPHKPEANPGKPVGAVPATPGKTAAAIPKGTAPVSAAAAGKATPVKAAAGDAAKDATAVADPGLEERGGRLDWMTVVPSWLVSLIVHMTLLFALALVVDPAKVVQHVADLVATDAEVGQNLDQITTADLPPGATDLGQTEGLADAITFSPDADGTDISTLNELPAAPGGPLDTTDIGLAGVQVMDLGKALGSAGGGGGAGGAAGGEGLEGRGDAARKALAMERGGSEASENAVGMALNWIAIHQNPDGGWNFNHRKGPCQGRCGNAGKMENSEIAATAIALLPFLGAGQTHLQGNYKKNVQAGLYYLVNHMKVGPDGGDLSYDQGVMYGHGLASIALCEAYGMTKDTGLAEPAQLAVNFIVYAQDEVGGGWRYTPKQAGDTSVLGWQLMALKSAHMAYLNVPPKTIKGAVNFLNSVQGESGATYGYVNPGKGPATTAIGLLCRMYLGWKHDEPALGRGIEMLSAHGPSPNNMYFNYYATQVMHHYEGEEWTKWNAKMRDFLVNSQGRQGHERGSWYLGGDHSSEAGGRLYTTAMCAMTLEVYYRHLPIYRKDSTMEDFDE; encoded by the coding sequence ATGGTCGATCAGCCATCGCCGAATGAGAACGCAGGGCGTGCTGCCCCGACGGCGAGCGCTTCTCCGGCCGTCGCCAGGCTGGTTGAAGCCACCCCCCACAAACCCGAAGCCAACCCTGGCAAACCCGTTGGCGCTGTTCCGGCCACTCCCGGCAAAACTGCTGCTGCCATCCCCAAGGGAACGGCACCGGTGAGCGCCGCGGCAGCTGGCAAAGCAACACCGGTCAAAGCAGCGGCTGGCGACGCGGCGAAGGACGCTACCGCCGTCGCCGACCCGGGCCTTGAAGAGCGTGGCGGACGACTCGACTGGATGACCGTCGTTCCCAGTTGGCTCGTCAGCCTGATCGTACACATGACGCTGCTCTTCGCGCTGGCGCTCGTGGTCGATCCCGCGAAAGTCGTCCAACACGTCGCCGACCTGGTAGCAACCGATGCCGAGGTGGGCCAGAACCTCGACCAGATCACCACGGCCGACCTGCCCCCAGGCGCCACCGATCTAGGGCAAACCGAAGGGCTAGCCGACGCGATCACGTTCTCGCCCGACGCCGACGGCACGGATATCAGCACATTGAACGAACTACCTGCCGCACCAGGCGGACCGCTCGACACCACCGACATCGGTCTGGCCGGCGTGCAGGTGATGGACCTGGGCAAGGCACTTGGCTCGGCCGGCGGCGGTGGCGGCGCTGGTGGCGCGGCGGGGGGCGAAGGACTCGAAGGGCGCGGCGACGCGGCGCGCAAGGCACTCGCCATGGAACGCGGCGGATCCGAGGCCAGCGAAAACGCGGTCGGCATGGCGCTGAACTGGATCGCCATCCATCAAAACCCTGACGGCGGCTGGAACTTCAACCATCGCAAAGGCCCCTGCCAAGGCCGTTGTGGCAACGCAGGGAAAATGGAGAACAGCGAGATCGCCGCGACCGCGATCGCGCTGCTCCCGTTCCTCGGCGCAGGCCAGACACACCTACAAGGCAACTACAAGAAAAACGTCCAGGCAGGACTTTACTACCTGGTCAATCACATGAAGGTTGGCCCCGACGGCGGAGACCTGTCTTACGACCAGGGAGTGATGTACGGTCACGGCCTGGCCTCGATCGCACTCTGCGAAGCCTATGGCATGACCAAGGACACCGGCCTGGCCGAGCCGGCGCAACTTGCCGTGAATTTCATCGTCTATGCGCAAGATGAAGTCGGCGGCGGCTGGCGATACACGCCGAAACAAGCCGGCGACACCTCGGTGCTCGGCTGGCAATTAATGGCGCTTAAGAGCGCCCACATGGCCTACCTGAACGTGCCGCCGAAGACGATCAAGGGGGCAGTGAATTTCTTGAACTCGGTGCAGGGCGAAAGCGGCGCCACGTACGGCTACGTTAATCCCGGCAAGGGGCCGGCCACCACGGCCATCGGCCTGCTGTGCCGCATGTACCTGGGCTGGAAACATGACGAGCCGGCACTGGGGCGCGGCATCGAGATGCTCTCGGCCCACGGCCCGTCCCCCAACAACATGTATTTCAACTATTACGCCACGCAGGTCATGCACCACTACGAAGGAGAAGAGTGGACCAAGTGGAACGCCAAGATGCGCGACTTTCTGGTGAACTCGCAAGGTCGCCAAGGGCATGAGCGCGGCAGTTGGTATCTGGGGGGGGACCACAGCTCCGAAGCCGGCGGCCGTTTGTACACGACCGCCATGTGCGCAATGACGCTCGAAGTCTATTACCGTCACCTGCCGATCTATCGCAAAGACAGCACGATGGAAGATTTCGACGAATAG
- the rpmG gene encoding 50S ribosomal protein L33, giving the protein MAKSKKKVEVVFLACEETGDLNYTIRRRTGGEKLKLMKYSPRLRKHTLHLEKKKR; this is encoded by the coding sequence ATGGCGAAGAGCAAGAAAAAGGTCGAAGTTGTGTTTCTCGCCTGCGAGGAAACCGGCGACCTGAATTATACGATACGGCGGCGAACCGGCGGCGAGAAACTGAAGCTGATGAAGTATTCGCCCCGCCTGCGTAAGCACACGCTGCACCTGGAAAAGAAAAAGCGTTAG
- the recJ gene encoding single-stranded-DNA-specific exonuclease RecJ, translated as MSKLWRIHSHDIERIRALERAARVPPVVARLLVARGLADPAAAQNFLEPRLTSLRDPELLPGATAAAEHILRAIAAKQRIVVYGDYDVDGMTATSLLWQCLTLLGANVGYYVPHRLEEGYGLNCEALATLAKQGAKLVITVDCGIASVVEAQAARELGVDLIITDHHQPGVALPDATAIVHPQLPGHAYPFAGLSGAGVAFKLAWLVSKQAAGGPKVNERMRNFLLSALGLAALATVADVVPLVDENRVLVQHGLAALRDRPVLGIAALMRRAELDRKPRLNAEDIAFALAPRLNAAGRLGQAQLAVELLMTQSTERADMLAEYIDQLNGSRQSLERSILLAAGAQAQQQFDAGQDSALVLAARGWHPGVIGIVAGRLVDRHHRPVVMVAFDEMGQKPGTGSARSIPGFDVCRALTACSSHLLTHGGHAAAAGLKIEEQNLEAFRADFCEHAAENISHEQRQAEITIDAEVFLSELTLQAVDQIERLAPFGNSNPRPMLCATDVTLAEPPKKIGGGERHLSLKLTQHKTTLRGVAFGGGDWAEAIANCPTPLSVAFRPVINEFRGRRTVELHVVDWRASANAAPPPASLAQPVPR; from the coding sequence ATGTCGAAGCTGTGGCGCATTCATTCACATGACATCGAGCGGATCCGCGCCCTGGAGCGCGCGGCCCGCGTGCCACCGGTCGTAGCCCGACTGCTGGTCGCGCGAGGACTGGCCGATCCGGCCGCGGCGCAGAACTTTCTCGAGCCGCGCTTGACGTCGCTACGCGATCCCGAGCTGTTGCCGGGCGCCACGGCGGCGGCCGAACATATCTTGCGCGCAATAGCGGCCAAACAGCGGATCGTTGTTTACGGCGATTACGACGTCGACGGTATGACCGCCACCAGCTTGCTGTGGCAATGCCTGACGTTGCTCGGCGCGAACGTCGGCTACTACGTGCCGCACCGTTTGGAAGAGGGCTATGGCCTGAACTGTGAAGCCTTGGCGACCTTGGCCAAGCAAGGGGCCAAGCTCGTGATCACGGTCGATTGCGGTATCGCTAGCGTCGTCGAAGCACAAGCGGCGCGCGAGCTGGGGGTCGACCTGATCATCACGGACCATCATCAGCCGGGTGTTGCCCTGCCCGACGCGACGGCGATCGTCCACCCGCAATTGCCGGGGCACGCCTATCCCTTTGCCGGATTGAGTGGCGCGGGCGTGGCTTTCAAGCTTGCCTGGCTGGTCTCTAAACAAGCCGCGGGCGGTCCGAAGGTCAACGAGCGGATGCGCAACTTTCTGCTCTCAGCGCTCGGGCTGGCGGCACTCGCGACCGTGGCCGACGTCGTGCCGTTGGTGGACGAAAACCGCGTGCTGGTGCAGCATGGTTTGGCGGCGCTGCGCGATCGGCCGGTGCTGGGCATAGCGGCGTTGATGCGGCGTGCCGAGTTGGATCGCAAGCCGCGGCTCAATGCCGAGGACATCGCCTTTGCCCTGGCGCCACGTCTGAATGCCGCCGGTCGACTGGGGCAGGCACAATTGGCGGTCGAATTGCTAATGACGCAATCGACCGAACGGGCCGACATGCTGGCCGAGTACATCGATCAACTCAACGGCAGTCGGCAAAGCCTGGAACGGAGCATTCTGCTGGCGGCCGGGGCGCAGGCACAGCAGCAATTCGACGCCGGGCAGGACTCGGCCCTGGTGCTAGCCGCGCGAGGGTGGCACCCCGGCGTGATCGGCATCGTGGCGGGCCGCCTGGTTGATCGTCACCATCGGCCTGTCGTGATGGTTGCCTTTGACGAGATGGGACAAAAGCCCGGCACTGGCTCGGCACGCAGCATTCCGGGCTTCGATGTTTGCCGCGCGCTAACGGCCTGCTCGTCGCACTTGCTGACGCACGGCGGGCATGCCGCGGCGGCCGGCTTGAAAATCGAGGAGCAGAATCTCGAAGCGTTTCGCGCCGATTTTTGCGAGCATGCCGCCGAGAACATTTCTCACGAGCAGCGACAGGCCGAGATTACGATCGATGCCGAGGTGTTCCTCTCGGAGTTGACGCTGCAGGCCGTGGACCAGATCGAGCGGCTGGCGCCTTTTGGCAACTCCAACCCACGCCCCATGCTGTGCGCGACGGACGTCACGCTGGCCGAGCCGCCAAAAAAGATAGGCGGAGGCGAGCGGCATCTGTCGCTCAAGCTAACGCAACACAAGACCACGCTGCGCGGCGTGGCCTTCGGCGGCGGCGACTGGGCCGAGGCAATTGCCAACTGTCCGACTCCCCTATCCGTCGCCTTCCGTCCGGTAATCAATGAATTTCGCGGCCGGCGCACCGTAGAATTGCACGTAGTCGACTGGCGCGCGAGCGCGAACGCCGCGCCCCCGCCGGCATCTCTTGCGCAGCCTGTGCCGCGCTAA
- a CDS encoding protein-L-isoaspartate(D-aspartate) O-methyltransferase: MESSAEVELARLRMVREQLQRHGISDRRVLEAMGRVPRERFVDVPQPQDAYADRALPIECGQTISQPVIVAMMTEALRLRGDETVLDIGTGSGYQTAILAELAARVVSIEIHAELSARAGRVLTELGYQNVKLVVGDGTLGWAEEAPYRAILVAAATAVCPPALIDQLADGGTLVIPLGGPTSQVLERLELVGGKLRRTSLTNCRFVPLLGGPGTARDSRRSEE, translated from the coding sequence ATGGAATCGTCGGCCGAAGTGGAACTGGCCCGCCTGCGCATGGTGCGCGAGCAATTGCAGCGCCACGGGATCAGCGATCGTCGGGTCCTGGAGGCGATGGGGCGTGTGCCGCGCGAGCGGTTTGTCGATGTTCCCCAGCCGCAGGACGCGTACGCCGACCGCGCGCTTCCTATCGAGTGCGGTCAGACGATCAGCCAGCCGGTGATCGTGGCCATGATGACCGAAGCCTTGCGGTTGCGCGGTGACGAAACAGTGCTTGATATCGGTACCGGCAGCGGCTATCAGACGGCGATCCTAGCCGAACTGGCCGCGCGGGTCGTCTCGATCGAGATTCATGCCGAGCTGTCAGCCCGGGCCGGGCGCGTGTTGACCGAGCTGGGCTATCAGAACGTAAAGCTGGTCGTCGGAGACGGAACGTTGGGATGGGCGGAGGAAGCGCCCTATCGCGCCATCCTGGTGGCGGCGGCCACGGCCGTATGCCCGCCGGCGCTGATCGACCAATTGGCCGACGGGGGGACGCTGGTCATCCCCCTGGGCGGACCGACGAGCCAGGTGCTGGAACGCCTGGAATTGGTCGGCGGCAAACTGCGCCGGACGTCGCTGACGAACTGCCGATTCGTGCCGCTCCTGGGCGGGCCTGGAACAGCGCGCGACTCTCGCCGGTCTGAGGAGTAA
- a CDS encoding trypsin-like peptidase domain-containing protein has product MHSKLTLPLILGGVGVCMGLLIAVLFVVLNRTSQPTQIAATAPPTPLVGQSVGAQVVSPVPAAVPAVIQPAAQPIAQPVQQSASQNASPTTNASIPETAAGNAPSQATPETNTTQAPPGDFVAVPQNGYPPGAVPPNGMPPNGMPPGAMPPGMPMNGMRPGMPMGGRHAMRPGSMRPGMPPGMGQPGSGQPGQPGATQPGAASGQPGAAPAQPTSPGNGSANDDSRSLAKGGTREIIDRVGGGIVLINVFDATGRKEAFGSGFLIDASGRVLTNHHVIEHATKATAQFKDGSECDIDGYYLADAKHDLAVVHLKNPPNPLTVLTLAHGADPQQGDDVVAIGHPKGYAFTVTTGIVSAIRGYEDIPDGIREFADLAEDGRWIQTTAPITHGNSGGPLLNARGEVIGVNSWIMHEEGNLAFACHISVIDQCLPQQTSELKPLPAPGGKPAVNSLVGDVLKGFTDEYVKYVKSMRSAGSEVERGRAKAHSPVVAYMQKLLTLADQHRKDKIALEALASACELSTLDKPHAGQILKTVESRLLEDHVEDEKLGDVAILLIKSEPADVKDFLTKLSSQSPHREVKGIATLALVAHQVDGLTGVDKSAEAKVVTLLKRLNSQYADVPIGDKTIGDIADPMLFEVEHLIVGKKAQEIKGKDFDGHGAKLSDFRGNVVVLDFYTDAFEKARELYAHHQEFLRIYKNDPFRILGINVDPLEKGRTTVSLKKVTWPCIWDGPKGPISTRWNVQVCPSNYVIDAKGIIRYRNLYGEDLLRAVEVLLTEMNPSRPPLQVTPQVVKTAPTKSSSTSRSRSSHISPSTRGPRSRIPRPSQGQN; this is encoded by the coding sequence ATGCATTCGAAGTTGACGCTTCCCTTGATTCTGGGGGGCGTCGGTGTCTGCATGGGGCTGTTGATCGCCGTGTTGTTTGTCGTCTTGAATCGAACCAGCCAGCCGACGCAGATCGCGGCGACGGCACCACCGACTCCGCTGGTTGGTCAGTCTGTGGGCGCGCAGGTCGTTAGCCCAGTACCTGCCGCTGTACCCGCGGTTATTCAACCGGCCGCGCAGCCAATCGCGCAACCGGTGCAGCAGTCAGCTTCTCAGAACGCCAGCCCAACGACTAACGCGTCGATTCCTGAAACGGCAGCCGGCAATGCGCCGTCACAAGCGACACCCGAGACGAACACCACGCAGGCGCCCCCCGGAGATTTTGTCGCTGTACCTCAGAACGGATATCCTCCCGGCGCTGTGCCACCAAACGGGATGCCACCGAATGGAATGCCACCCGGGGCGATGCCGCCGGGCATGCCGATGAATGGTATGCGACCGGGGATGCCGATGGGGGGAAGGCACGCAATGCGTCCGGGATCGATGCGCCCTGGCATGCCGCCCGGAATGGGGCAGCCTGGTAGTGGTCAGCCGGGACAGCCGGGGGCCACACAACCTGGTGCTGCGTCGGGACAACCCGGTGCCGCGCCCGCGCAGCCCACATCGCCTGGGAACGGCAGCGCTAACGATGACTCTCGTTCATTGGCCAAGGGGGGAACGCGCGAGATCATCGATCGCGTGGGGGGTGGGATCGTGCTGATTAACGTTTTTGATGCCACGGGCCGCAAAGAGGCGTTTGGCAGTGGTTTCCTGATTGATGCCAGCGGCCGCGTGCTGACCAATCACCACGTGATCGAGCACGCGACCAAGGCCACGGCTCAGTTCAAAGACGGCAGCGAATGTGATATCGACGGCTATTATCTGGCCGATGCGAAGCACGATTTGGCCGTCGTACACCTCAAAAATCCGCCCAATCCGCTCACGGTCCTTACGCTTGCTCACGGCGCTGATCCGCAGCAGGGAGACGACGTCGTCGCGATCGGCCATCCCAAGGGCTATGCCTTTACGGTGACGACAGGCATTGTCAGCGCGATTCGCGGCTACGAGGATATTCCGGACGGCATTCGCGAATTCGCGGACCTAGCCGAGGATGGCCGCTGGATACAGACCACGGCGCCGATCACGCACGGCAATAGTGGCGGTCCGCTGTTGAATGCGCGAGGCGAAGTGATCGGCGTGAACTCGTGGATCATGCACGAGGAAGGGAATCTGGCGTTTGCCTGTCACATCAGCGTCATCGACCAATGTCTGCCGCAGCAGACGTCGGAGTTGAAGCCACTCCCGGCGCCGGGGGGTAAGCCGGCTGTCAATTCTCTGGTCGGCGACGTGCTGAAAGGGTTCACGGACGAATACGTGAAGTACGTCAAGAGCATGCGCAGCGCCGGGAGTGAAGTGGAGCGGGGCAGGGCCAAAGCGCATAGCCCGGTCGTTGCTTATATGCAGAAGCTGCTTACCTTGGCCGATCAACATCGCAAGGACAAGATTGCGCTCGAAGCGCTGGCTTCGGCCTGTGAGTTATCGACCCTCGATAAACCGCATGCCGGACAGATCCTGAAGACGGTTGAATCGCGTTTGCTCGAAGACCACGTCGAAGACGAAAAGCTAGGTGACGTGGCGATCCTGTTAATTAAGAGTGAACCGGCCGACGTGAAGGATTTTCTGACCAAGCTCAGTTCGCAAAGCCCCCATCGCGAAGTCAAAGGGATTGCCACGCTGGCGCTCGTTGCGCATCAGGTTGATGGTCTCACGGGCGTCGACAAATCGGCCGAGGCCAAGGTCGTAACGCTGCTCAAGCGACTCAACAGTCAATACGCCGATGTGCCGATCGGTGACAAAACGATCGGTGACATCGCCGATCCCATGCTGTTTGAGGTTGAGCATCTGATCGTCGGTAAGAAGGCCCAGGAAATTAAAGGGAAGGACTTCGACGGCCACGGTGCCAAGCTGAGCGATTTCCGCGGCAACGTCGTAGTTCTTGATTTCTACACCGATGCCTTCGAAAAGGCCCGCGAGCTTTATGCGCATCACCAGGAGTTCTTGAGGATCTACAAGAACGATCCCTTTCGAATCCTGGGGATCAACGTCGATCCGCTGGAGAAAGGACGCACCACGGTCTCGCTGAAAAAGGTGACTTGGCCGTGCATCTGGGACGGGCCGAAGGGACCGATCAGCACCCGCTGGAATGTGCAGGTCTGCCCATCCAATTACGTGATCGATGCCAAGGGGATCATCCGCTATCGCAATCTGTACGGCGAGGATTTGTTGCGCGCCGTGGAAGTGCTGCTGACGGAAATGAATCCCAGTCGGCCGCCGCTGCAGGTGACGCCACAGGTCGTTAAAACCGCGCCGACGAAAAGCTCGTCAACGAGCCGCTCGCGATCGAGCCACATCAGCCCCAGCACACGCGGGCCGCGCAGCCGCATTCCGCGTCCTTCGCAGGGGCAGAATTGA
- a CDS encoding DUF1501 domain-containing protein, which translates to MLTFFGRRRRFCDGISRRDFLRVGALSVGGLTMADLLRRQAAAAAGPAPGKSVIMVFLHGGPSHLDMYDMKPRAPAEFRGEFQPIASNVPGMDCCELMPRQAQIMDRLAILRGLHFVEEHSAHSLWTGFPERVNRPAFGSVVSYLKGRQDGLPPYVSLMNQPLSENPAYCGTAHRPFVTSGPGLDDLSLTAGISLDRLRNRKQLLGSLDTIRRDVDYRGALAGLDTYTVRALDMVASSKSREAFDVEQEPTVVREKYGKENEDFLRARRLVESGISVVTLVVGGWDTHSDNFNSMRRLLPRLDQGVHALVTDLDERGLSRDVAVVVWGEFGRTPRVNATAGRDHWPRAGFALLAGGKFQKGQIIGETDRRGESPVGLSMNSSHVLTSLYQHLGIDPALTIPDHNGRPTYLLDQRDPVPGLI; encoded by the coding sequence ATGTTGACCTTTTTTGGACGACGGCGGCGATTCTGCGACGGTATCTCGCGGCGCGATTTTCTCCGCGTCGGCGCGCTCTCGGTCGGCGGACTCACAATGGCTGACCTGCTCCGCCGGCAGGCCGCGGCGGCGGCAGGGCCCGCGCCAGGCAAGAGCGTGATCATGGTCTTCTTGCATGGCGGACCGTCGCACCTGGACATGTACGACATGAAGCCGCGCGCCCCGGCCGAATTCCGCGGCGAGTTCCAGCCGATCGCCAGCAACGTCCCCGGCATGGACTGCTGCGAGCTGATGCCACGCCAGGCGCAGATCATGGATCGGCTGGCCATCTTGCGCGGTTTGCACTTCGTCGAAGAGCATAGCGCGCACTCGTTGTGGACCGGATTTCCCGAGCGCGTCAATCGTCCGGCATTCGGCTCGGTGGTCAGTTACTTGAAGGGGCGCCAGGATGGTTTGCCGCCGTACGTCAGCTTGATGAATCAGCCCCTTTCGGAAAACCCCGCGTATTGCGGCACCGCGCACCGCCCGTTCGTCACCAGCGGGCCCGGCCTGGATGATCTCAGCCTGACCGCGGGCATCTCGCTCGACCGGTTGCGCAACCGCAAGCAATTGCTCGGTAGTCTCGACACGATTCGCCGCGATGTCGATTATCGCGGCGCACTCGCCGGCCTGGATACCTACACGGTGCGGGCACTCGACATGGTCGCCTCGAGCAAAAGCCGCGAGGCCTTCGACGTCGAGCAAGAACCCACCGTGGTGCGCGAAAAATACGGCAAGGAAAACGAAGATTTCCTGCGTGCCCGCCGCCTGGTCGAATCGGGCATCTCGGTCGTGACGCTGGTCGTTGGCGGCTGGGATACGCACAGCGACAATTTCAATTCCATGCGCCGCCTGTTGCCACGATTGGATCAAGGCGTCCATGCGCTGGTGACCGATCTCGACGAGCGCGGACTATCGCGCGATGTAGCCGTGGTGGTGTGGGGCGAGTTCGGCCGCACGCCGCGCGTCAATGCCACGGCCGGCCGGGACCATTGGCCGCGCGCCGGCTTTGCACTCTTGGCCGGCGGCAAATTCCAGAAGGGACAGATCATCGGCGAGACCGATCGGCGCGGCGAGTCCCCCGTCGGCCTGTCGATGAATTCCAGCCACGTGTTGACCAGCCTGTATCAGCACCTGGGCATCGACCCGGCGCTAACGATCCCCGATCACAATGGCCGACCGACTTACCTGCTCGACCAGCGCGATCCGGTGCCAGGCTTGATCTAA